In Octopus bimaculoides isolate UCB-OBI-ISO-001 chromosome 14, ASM119413v2, whole genome shotgun sequence, the following are encoded in one genomic region:
- the LOC128249421 gene encoding protocadherin-17-like has translation MLLCLCILLTFSHCSASEDITYHIKEENSPYTYVGDIATDLQKSDNSLKNKDLITFSQRQQKGEQLFNVTKTGKLYTVQTLDAESVCSYEKECFETIQVAVNKSKTFMKILKIKVIIEDINDHQPEFPKKEFTLKFKEEDREGIKKTIPSAMDNDIGNKSSSIKYKYHGDEHFSLSVSKQADGLSSLAIILEKKLDREKKDSYNIEVIAKDGGTPPKQSVLKFKISVEDENDNEPKFSQSIYNVSIEHKHKKNIPVVTLSASDLDIGRNGKISYYFSPRTDMKIRRHFNLDEKTGKIYLNSTLLEEKFFEFYVVAKDNGSSPLNSIATVMVNVINQLNNPPNIDVNFISTQNHNTATILEDIKVGSFIADVMVTDNDVGHNGQVNCHIKDDTFKLQSMGSKEYKIVLKKAICQSKC, from the exons ATGTTATTGTGCCTCTGTATTTTACTAACTTTCTCCCACTGTTCTGCAAGTGAAGATATCACATACCATATTAAAGAAGAGAATAGTCCCTACACCTATGTAGGGGACATAGCTACTGACTTACAGAAATCAGACAACTCCTTAAAAAATAAGGATTTAATTACATTTAGTCAACGACAACAGAAGGGAGAACAATTGTTCAATGTGACGAAAACAGGTAAACTGTACACTGTTCAGACATTGGATGCTGAGTCTGTGTGTAGTTATGAGAAAGAATGTTTTGAAACCATTCAAGTTGCTGTTAACAAATCCAAGACATTTATGAAGATCTTAAAGATTAAAGTCATAATAGAAGACATCAATGATCACCAACCTGAGTTTCCTAAGAAAGAATTTACACTAAAATTTAAGGAAGAAGATCGAGAAGGTATAAAGAAAACTATTCCCAGTGCTATGGATAACGATATAGGAAATAAAAGCAGttcaatcaaatataaatatcatgGTGATGAACATTTTTCATTATCTGTCTCTAAACAAGCTGACGGATTATCATCATTAGCaattattttagaaaagaaattagatagagaaaagaaagacagttACAATATCGAAGTCATTGCTAAAGATGGGGGAACTCCACCAAAACAATCTGTGctaaagtttaaaatatctgtagaagatgaaaatgataatgaaccAAAATTTTCCCAAAGTATCTACAATGTCTCTATAGAACATAAGCATAAAAAGAATATTCCAGTAGTCACATTATCTGCCAGTGATTTAGATATTGGCAGGAATGGTAAAATATCATATTACTTTAGTCCGAGAACTGATATGAAGATAAGGAGACATTTTAATTTAGatgaaaaaactggaaaaatatacTTAAACTCTACATTACTTGAAGAGAAATTTTTTGAATTTTATGTTGTGGCTAAAGATAATGGAAGTTCTCCTCTCAATTCCATAGCTACTGTTATGGTAAATGTCATCAACCAACTGAACAATCCTCCAAATATTGATGTGAACTTTATTTCTACACAGAATCACAACACAGCTACCATTCTGGAAGATATCAAAGTTGGTAGTTTCATTGCTGATGTGATGGTCACTGACAATGATGTTGGACACAATGGACAGGTGAACTGTCATATCAAAGACGACACATTCAAACTACAATCAATGGGatcaaaggaatataaaatagTTCTAAAGAAAGCa ATCTGTCAATCCAAGTGCTAG
- the LOC128249402 gene encoding uncharacterized protein LOC128249402, producing the protein MNAFLRYEIVSGNERQLFKLDSLTGVLSYSRTVYQNDAGSYELEFVVKDSGTPVLSATTSLLLKLTIDKKTYPMSLTLIIIIAVACVVVSLVIIVSITICIFKHIEVKQSSSAIPMLSITEMNDLYNRTDSQSVSQIDNIYWELIPEMYKNKLSTSCSFSTVSRPFPLRSEESNAAATYPQYLNQTLGYYHSIESLRKEANHYEELRETLDLNICETPSLINADKDKETCERPE; encoded by the exons ATGAATGCTTTTCTCAGGTATGAAATCGTTTCAGGTAACGAGAGACAGTTATTTAAACTGGACTCGCTCACTGGTGTGTTATCTTACTCTCGCACAGTTTACCAAAATGATGCCGGATCATATGAGCTTGAGTTTGTTGTGAAAGACAGTGGTACCCCAGTTCTGTCAGCAACAACTAGCCTATTGTTGAAGCTAACTATTGACAAAAAAACATATCCAATGAGCCttacattaataattataattgctGTAGCATGTGTAGTTGTATCTTTGGTTATCATAGTTTCTATTACAATATGCATCTTTAAACATATTGAAGTCAAGCAGAGTTCGAGTGCCATACCAATGCTTTCTATAACAGAAATGAATGACCTCTATAATCGAACAGATTCCCAGTCAGTATCACAAATTGACAATATCTATTGGGAATTAATACCagaaatgtacaaaaataaactgTCAACATCTTGTAGTTTCTCAACAGTA TCAAGACCTTTTCCTCTGCGCTCTGAAGAAAGTAATGCTGCTGCTACATATCCACAATATCTGAACCAAACATTAGGTTACTATCATAGCATAGAATCATTGAGAAAAGAGGCCAACCACTATGAAGAATTGCGAGAAACATTAG aCTTGAACATCTGTGAAACACCTTCATTAATAAATGCTGACAAGGACAAAGAAACATGTGAAAGACCAGAGTAG